The Candidatus Tiamatella incendiivivens genome includes a region encoding these proteins:
- a CDS encoding transcription factor gives MDGKSSKNKVDEKEILKELDVLIKLLFYKEKVYKRSPILANITPEEASLIFRILYEKAETKGLSDEELEQITGMRETQIRRILLLLLENKLVTYQRGRTKTGETRFFWRINKSTLNLILLSRKKNVLGKLKTRYQFEEENEIYVCPKCGARYTFPEAFEYEFVCPRCGGELELDEDREINLKILKRIIENLQREIKRDETQL, from the coding sequence TTGGATGGAAAAAGTAGCAAGAACAAAGTTGATGAAAAGGAAATACTGAAGGAATTAGATGTTCTCATAAAATTATTGTTCTACAAGGAGAAAGTTTATAAACGATCGCCCATCCTAGCCAATATAACGCCTGAAGAAGCTTCTCTTATATTTAGAATATTATACGAGAAAGCTGAAACCAAAGGCTTGAGCGATGAAGAGTTAGAGCAAATTACTGGAATGAGAGAAACCCAAATAAGGAGAATACTACTCTTACTATTGGAAAACAAACTTGTTACCTATCAGCGTGGTAGAACAAAAACAGGAGAAACAAGGTTCTTCTGGAGGATCAATAAAAGCACACTAAACCTCATATTACTAAGCCGCAAAAAGAATGTTCTAGGAAAACTAAAAACTCGATATCAGTTCGAGGAAGAAAATGAAATCTACGTGTGCCCTAAATGTGGTGCACGATATACTTTTCCAGAAGCATTTGAGTATGAGTTTGTATGTCCTAGATGTGGTGGAGAACTTGAACTGGATGAGGACAGAGAGATCAACCTAAAGATATTGAAAAGAATAATTGAGAACCTTCAGAGGGAAATTAAGCGGGATGAAACTCAACTATAG
- a CDS encoding tRNA (cytidine(56)-2'-O)-methyltransferase (catalyzes the S-adenosyl-methionine-dependent 2'-O-ribose methylation of C56 in tRNA transcripts) — MSLSYRVCILKLDHRPERDKRVTTHAALVARAFGADGFYLSGICDRNIRLNLFDIARRWGGEIEFSCINNPVKFSKKWREEGGELIHLTMYGLQVDDVIDSIRASLKDKLVIIGGSKVDPVYYELADYNVAIGNQPHSEIAALAVFLDRLFKGRELYLEFSGGTTRIIPSPRGKRVGWKK; from the coding sequence TTGTCACTGAGCTATAGGGTTTGTATTCTTAAACTTGATCATCGACCTGAACGTGACAAAAGAGTAACAACTCATGCTGCATTAGTAGCTAGAGCATTCGGGGCGGATGGCTTCTATTTATCAGGTATTTGTGATAGAAATATTCGATTAAACTTATTTGACATAGCAAGACGGTGGGGTGGAGAAATAGAATTCTCTTGCATTAATAACCCAGTTAAATTCAGTAAGAAATGGAGGGAAGAAGGTGGAGAACTTATTCATCTTACTATGTATGGCTTACAGGTTGATGATGTCATAGATAGCATTAGAGCAAGTCTGAAAGATAAGTTGGTAATCATAGGAGGATCGAAAGTAGATCCCGTCTATTATGAGTTAGCTGATTATAATGTTGCAATAGGAAACCAGCCTCATTCTGAAATAGCGGCCCTTGCTGTTTTTCTCGACAGGCTATTTAAGGGTAGAGAGCTATATCTAGAATTTAGTGGAGGGACAACGAGAATAATACCCTCACCGAGGGGCAAACGTGTTGGATGGAAAAAGTAG
- the hflX gene encoding GTPase HflX, with product MKKALLLITREEKKNIEETLCLLETAGYEPTIIIPVRSDRYLSRIKLNEIEYNIEENAADIIIFFGNPKPSIVSRIMKTTGKEVMDRTLLILEIFDQHAGSKEARLQIELARLKHITPLVREMVRRKRMGEMPGFMGPGMYGVERYYRHIKSRTSRLRRELEYIKKRRGNMRKTRSGIPHTSIVGYASAGKTSLFNKITGESKPVGEEYFTTLQPKHKAILYRREKIVFIDTVGFIRDIPPEIIEAFHATLEETVFSDLIIFVLDVSENYEIVMQKLDAGLSILSRIEADVNPIVLALNKIDKARENVVSRIEEEVASNLYSDIYNIRGIVRVSAVTGYNIPRLIEVVHNLISSSENPSEDEALVTEL from the coding sequence ATGAAGAAAGCCCTTCTACTAATTACTAGGGAAGAGAAGAAAAATATAGAAGAAACCTTATGTTTACTTGAAACAGCTGGATATGAGCCTACTATTATAATCCCGGTTAGATCAGACCGTTATTTATCAAGGATTAAACTAAATGAGATCGAGTACAATATAGAGGAAAACGCAGCTGACATAATAATATTCTTCGGTAACCCTAAGCCTTCTATTGTTTCTAGAATTATGAAAACTACAGGAAAGGAAGTAATGGACAGAACACTCCTCATCCTAGAAATATTCGATCAACATGCTGGTTCAAAGGAAGCTCGGCTTCAAATAGAGCTGGCTAGGCTAAAGCACATAACCCCTCTAGTTAGAGAAATGGTAAGACGTAAAAGAATGGGAGAAATGCCAGGGTTCATGGGACCGGGAATGTACGGTGTCGAACGATACTACAGGCATATAAAAAGTAGAACATCCCGTCTTCGAAGAGAACTAGAATATATAAAGAAAAGGAGGGGGAATATGAGGAAAACCCGCAGTGGGATTCCTCACACATCTATAGTTGGCTATGCGAGCGCCGGGAAAACTAGTCTTTTCAATAAAATAACAGGAGAATCCAAACCAGTAGGAGAAGAATATTTCACAACACTGCAACCCAAGCACAAAGCAATTCTCTACAGGAGAGAGAAAATAGTCTTTATAGACACAGTAGGTTTCATAAGAGATATCCCCCCTGAAATTATAGAGGCCTTTCATGCGACACTAGAAGAAACAGTGTTTTCTGATCTCATAATTTTCGTTTTAGATGTCTCGGAGAACTATGAAATAGTCATGCAGAAGCTAGATGCAGGCCTCTCGATTCTTTCTAGGATAGAAGCAGATGTTAATCCTATAGTACTGGCTTTGAATAAGATAGATAAGGCTCGTGAAAATGTTGTGAGTAGGATAGAGGAAGAAGTAGCTAGCAACCTATATAGCGATATATATAACATAAGAGGTATAGTTAGAGTATCTGCTGTAACAGGTTATAACATACCGCGTCTGATCGAAGTTGTACACAATCTCATATCCTCATCCGAGAATCCTTCAGAGGATGAAGCTCTTGTCACTGAGCTATAG
- a CDS encoding multiprotein bridging factor aMBF1 — MVKSFQTCELCGRPIYGKAYKVVVEGVELTVCASCYLKLLKDKGLVKKAKRNGQNKGEPARPRKSISVLNKRRLVENYDVVEDYARIIRDAREQAGLTRAELARRVQEREVTLGKIETGRLMPTIDLARRLERVLKIRLLEPVVDNEEEQEITGKTPGKSVLTLGDIAVLKKDEER, encoded by the coding sequence ATGGTTAAAAGCTTTCAAACCTGTGAGCTCTGTGGTAGGCCTATCTACGGTAAAGCATACAAAGTAGTGGTGGAAGGCGTGGAACTCACAGTCTGTGCTTCCTGTTATCTCAAGCTTTTGAAGGATAAGGGCCTAGTTAAAAAAGCCAAGAGGAATGGTCAAAATAAAGGAGAACCGGCTAGGCCTAGGAAGAGTATAAGCGTGCTTAATAAGAGGAGGCTTGTTGAAAATTATGATGTAGTAGAAGATTATGCTAGAATAATAAGAGATGCTAGAGAGCAGGCAGGGTTAACTAGAGCTGAATTAGCAAGAAGAGTACAGGAAAGAGAGGTTACTTTGGGTAAAATAGAAACTGGCAGGTTGATGCCAACAATAGATCTTGCCCGTAGACTTGAAAGAGTATTAAAGATAAGGTTACTTGAGCCTGTTGTGGATAACGAGGAAGAGCAAGAGATTACGGGGAAAACACCCGGCAAATCCGTTCTAACACTGGGAGATATTGCTGTATTAAAGAAAGATGAAGAAAGATGA
- a CDS encoding proteasome-activating nucleotidase — protein MTNDDEVTITESTIIRQMKELEAENASLRSQLEILMRQNANLSAELQYYKKEVEKLVSPPLIEAIVLEVLDEGERAVVKSTTGPNLVVKIDSKIDRKSLKPGLRVALNQRGSTVVEILNEREDPVAQAMEVIERPLVSYKDIGGLSREIRLIKEVVELPLTKPELFKELGIEPPKGILLYGPPGTGKTLLAKAVARESNATFIRVVASEFVQKFIGEGARIVREVFRLARKKVPAIIFIDELDAIGAKRLDIGTSGEREVQRTLMQLLAEMDGFNELYDVRIIAATNRIDILDPALLRPGRFDRVIEIPSPNLDGRIEIFRIHTRKMKLSKDVDYRKLAEITEGFTGADIKAACTEAGYNALRANRRSVRMKDFIDAIDFVKKSSAFESRGIGDDDKEQGFSIL, from the coding sequence ATGACTAATGATGATGAAGTAACGATAACTGAAAGTACTATAATTAGGCAGATGAAGGAACTAGAAGCAGAGAATGCTAGTCTCAGATCTCAACTGGAAATATTGATGAGACAAAATGCTAATTTATCAGCTGAACTCCAATACTATAAAAAAGAAGTGGAAAAACTGGTGTCACCTCCTCTCATAGAAGCTATAGTACTAGAAGTTCTTGACGAAGGAGAGAGAGCAGTCGTGAAAAGTACTACAGGCCCTAATTTGGTAGTTAAGATTGACAGCAAAATTGACAGGAAGAGCCTCAAGCCTGGTCTTAGAGTTGCATTAAATCAGCGTGGATCAACGGTTGTTGAAATATTAAATGAACGTGAAGACCCTGTAGCTCAAGCTATGGAAGTAATAGAGCGTCCCTTGGTATCATATAAGGATATTGGAGGTTTGTCCCGGGAGATCCGTTTGATTAAAGAAGTGGTAGAATTGCCCTTGACTAAACCAGAGTTATTTAAGGAACTGGGAATTGAACCACCTAAAGGAATACTACTGTATGGACCTCCCGGGACAGGTAAAACACTTCTAGCTAAAGCAGTAGCTCGAGAATCCAATGCAACGTTTATCCGGGTAGTAGCATCAGAGTTTGTTCAGAAGTTCATTGGAGAAGGAGCAAGAATAGTTCGAGAGGTATTCCGGTTAGCTCGTAAAAAGGTACCTGCGATAATATTCATTGACGAGTTGGATGCTATTGGAGCGAAAAGGCTCGATATAGGGACCAGTGGTGAGCGAGAGGTACAGAGGACGCTAATGCAGCTACTAGCTGAAATGGATGGTTTTAACGAGCTTTATGATGTTAGAATAATAGCAGCAACTAATAGGATAGACATTCTAGATCCAGCTTTACTGAGGCCTGGAAGGTTTGATAGAGTAATAGAGATCCCCTCTCCTAACCTGGATGGTAGAATAGAAATATTTAGGATACACACAAGGAAGATGAAATTGTCTAAAGATGTTGATTATAGGAAACTTGCTGAGATAACAGAAGGATTCACTGGAGCTGATATTAAGGCGGCGTGTACAGAGGCTGGCTATAATGCATTGAGAGCTAATAGGAGGTCTGTTAGGATGAAGGATTTTATAGACGCTATAGACTTTGTTAAAAAGAGTAGTGCATTCGAATCCCGTGGTATCGGAGATGATGATAAGGAACAAGGATTTAGCATACTCTAA
- the tgtA gene encoding tRNA guanosine(15) transglycosylase TgtA — translation MFEIKYTDLGGRIGVLETKHGKIETPTLFPVIDIHRQELSIDDIKKAGFNQIITNSYLIYKRYGSKIESIHKLLDFNGVVMTDSGAYQLLQYGDIGVDQETILNYQKQLNVDIGVILDVPTGNSNRIEAMKTVDMTLHRAQKALDVIDPVSDKTIWVLPIQGGRYLGLIEESCRTAVKLPYRMYSIGSPTVFLEKYKYDIIGDMVYTARKMLPWGRPLHLFGAGHPLIIPFMTALGVDTFDSASYILYARDNRIMTDKGAYKLDSLDYMPCNTDICNKFTPRDLLELPINERTRLLALHNLQVLASTIRETKQAIKEGRLWELLLAYSRNHKSTWDIFRKFRKYHGLIEAHTPITIANPKGHRLLGSENFWNPIIVRHLKYLFTQHKSGVKEIKLYPLEYELCGSIGSVGDYIVTPFFGLIPLALCRSYPYSQHAIGSIVEDEVCRKTAMIVETFALKNNINRITIYYPSRIACYDYIYMKISKLRNLKILQVD, via the coding sequence TTGTTTGAAATAAAATACACCGACCTAGGTGGTAGAATAGGTGTATTAGAGACAAAGCATGGTAAAATAGAGACCCCTACATTATTTCCGGTTATAGATATACATAGGCAAGAGCTAAGTATAGATGATATAAAGAAAGCGGGATTCAATCAAATAATAACCAATTCATACTTGATCTATAAGAGATATGGTTCTAAGATAGAGTCTATACATAAGTTATTGGATTTCAACGGAGTGGTTATGACTGATTCCGGTGCATATCAACTCCTTCAATACGGGGACATAGGCGTCGATCAAGAAACTATTCTAAACTACCAGAAACAGTTGAATGTTGATATCGGAGTTATACTTGATGTTCCAACAGGAAATTCCAATCGCATAGAAGCAATGAAAACTGTAGACATGACCTTACACCGAGCTCAGAAGGCTTTAGATGTTATAGATCCTGTTTCAGATAAAACTATATGGGTTCTACCAATACAAGGAGGACGATATCTTGGTTTAATAGAAGAATCCTGTAGAACTGCAGTGAAATTGCCTTATAGAATGTACAGCATAGGCAGCCCTACTGTTTTCCTCGAAAAATATAAGTATGACATAATTGGGGACATGGTTTATACTGCGAGAAAAATGCTTCCTTGGGGGAGGCCTCTTCATTTATTTGGTGCAGGGCACCCACTTATAATACCATTTATGACAGCATTAGGAGTAGATACTTTCGATTCAGCATCATATATTCTATATGCTAGAGATAACAGAATAATGACAGATAAGGGAGCTTATAAATTAGACTCCTTAGATTACATGCCATGTAATACAGATATTTGCAATAAATTTACACCCAGAGATCTCCTTGAGCTTCCTATAAATGAAAGAACTCGGTTATTAGCGCTCCATAATTTGCAGGTACTGGCATCAACCATCAGAGAGACTAAACAAGCTATAAAGGAAGGCAGGCTTTGGGAGCTGTTGCTTGCCTACTCTAGAAATCATAAATCTACATGGGACATATTCCGTAAGTTCAGAAAATATCATGGATTAATAGAAGCCCATACGCCTATCACTATTGCTAATCCTAAAGGACACAGACTTTTAGGCTCAGAGAACTTTTGGAACCCGATAATAGTAAGACACTTGAAATACTTATTTACCCAGCACAAGTCTGGAGTTAAAGAAATAAAACTATATCCACTGGAATATGAGCTTTGTGGAAGTATAGGAAGCGTGGGAGATTATATAGTCACCCCATTTTTCGGTTTGATACCACTAGCATTATGCAGATCCTATCCATATTCCCAACATGCTATTGGAAGCATTGTAGAAGACGAGGTATGTAGAAAAACAGCAATGATTGTAGAGACCTTTGCTTTGAAGAACAACATTAACCGCATAACTATCTACTATCCGAGTAGGATAGCTTGCTATGATTACATATACATGAAAATAAGTAAACTTAGAAATCTGAAAATACTCCAAGTAGATTAA
- a CDS encoding Lsm family RNA-binding protein, protein MSVIDAQRKLVTKLNTLLGRKISIRLINEQSYTGTLEGFDHPHFNLLITDAVDKDGNSFSSVIIRGEVVSEIVEVEQKLFDPIEFKEFLIKRLNLKPYDVTVIEEAGSVVVLKKITVSEKGVEGVGPMVNSIHAVFQDYMKSKKKR, encoded by the coding sequence ATGAGTGTAATCGACGCTCAAAGAAAACTTGTCACAAAACTAAACACGCTTCTTGGTAGAAAGATAAGCATACGGCTCATCAACGAGCAATCATATACAGGAACCTTGGAAGGATTCGATCACCCGCATTTCAACTTACTCATAACCGATGCAGTAGATAAAGATGGGAATTCCTTTTCTTCAGTAATTATCAGAGGAGAGGTTGTCTCTGAAATAGTAGAAGTCGAGCAAAAACTATTTGACCCTATAGAGTTCAAGGAGTTCTTGATAAAGAGACTCAACCTTAAGCCTTATGATGTTACAGTAATAGAAGAAGCAGGTTCTGTTGTTGTACTGAAAAAGATCACAGTTTCTGAGAAAGGTGTAGAAGGAGTCGGCCCTATGGTTAACAGTATTCATGCAGTCTTCCAAGATTATATGAAGTCTAAAAAGAAAAGATAA